One region of Astyanax mexicanus isolate ESR-SI-001 chromosome 15, AstMex3_surface, whole genome shotgun sequence genomic DNA includes:
- the LOC111194353 gene encoding uncharacterized protein LOC111194353 has translation MQWFQHSKMWANFGRRVFHQNSETNNLAERFFFSMKYQFLQGYANRRVDDLLHLLSEKVVTYYSYLEELYKAGRITELKKPDMGELVSRMKYKGLHDKVVFQAAGQILVPSETSEGKCYFVDLITMLCECDWAERGNLCKHIALAKHVCEERDVDIDECRRELACCLSEQGSYEWDGNDLIVHHRQSFGVVNLQTKHCTCLASSLKEICVCLRVSEILVLRDGPEENIQSFEGVSNHVKEHVTPCKTVKEMIGALYNWSESTEFCESPELLSAVNRVYQLAFGQYSSNTRKRKIQKLHKYRLRVNEAKKTIQNMHSYTLKNSLNRAMRSHRPDSHFKITAFKKRVRDGKHRIHFRDTNKAMQK, from the exons attCTTTTTCAGCATGAAATACCAATTTCTTCAAGGGTATGCAAACAGACGTGTAGATGACTTGCTTCATCTTTTGAGTGAGAAGGTGGTGACATATTACAG CTACCTGGAAGAACTCTACAAAGCGGGCCGGATAACTGAGTTGAAGAAACCAGACATGGGTGAACTTGTGTCTAGGATGAAATACAAAGGCTTGCATGACAAAGTTGTTTTTCAGGCTGCTGGCCAAATATTAGTACCTTCAGAAACCAGTGAGGGAAAGTGTTATTTTGTTGATCTCATCACAATGCTCTGTGAATGTGATTGGGCTGAAAGGGGAAACCTATGCAAGCACATTGCCTTGGCAAAGCACGTTTGTGAAGAAAGAGATGTGGACATAGATGAGTGCAGAAGGGAATTGGCTTGCTGTCTGTCAGAACAAGGCAGTTATGAGTGGGATGGAAATGACTTAATTGTACATCACAGGCAAAGTTTTGGAGTTGTAAACTTGCAAACAAAGCACTGCACATGTCTTGCTAGTAGCTTAAAAGAAATATGTGTGTGCCTTAGAGTTTCAGAGATCCTAGTCCTGCGGGATGGTCCAGAAGAGAACATTCAGTCATTTGAAGGTGTTTCAAACCATGTAAAAGAGCATGTAACCCCATGCAAGACTGTAAAAGAAATGATAGGGGCATTGTACAACTGGTCTGAGAGCACAGAGTTCTGTGAAAGTCCAGAATTACTGTCTGCAGTTAACAGAGTTTATCAGCTTGCTTTTGGACAGTACAGTAGCAACACAAGGAAAAGAAAGATTCAAAAGCTTCACAAGTACAGACTAAGAGTCAAtgaagcaaagaaaacaatacaGAACATGCACTCGTACACGCTGAAAAACAGCTTAAATCGTGCAATGCGCTCACATAGGCCTGACTCACACTTTAAAattactgcatttaaaaaaagagtcAGAGATGGTAAGCACCGTATACACTTCCGTGATACTAATAAAGCCATGCAAAAATAA